The following proteins are co-located in the Urocitellus parryii isolate mUroPar1 chromosome 15, mUroPar1.hap1, whole genome shotgun sequence genome:
- the Gcsh gene encoding glycine cleavage system H protein, mitochondrial — protein sequence MALRAVRSALAAARSVRAAPAPVALCPPRPWRVRAGAVRTLRTGPVLLSVRKFTEKHEWITTENGIGTVGISNFAQEALGDVVYCSLPEVGTKLKKQDEFGALESVKAASELYSPLSGEVTEINEALAENPGLVNKSCYEDGWLIKMTLSDPSELDDLMSEEAYEKYVKSIEE from the exons ATGGCGCTGCGAGCAGTCCGGAGCGCGCTAGCTGCGGCCCGCAGCGTGCGGGCAGCCCCGGCCCCCGTTGCGCTCTGCCCGCCGCGGCCCTGGCGGGTGAGGGCGGGCGCTGTTCGGACGCTGCGCACCGGACCCGTTCTGCTCTCCG TGCGTAAATTCACAGAGAAACATGAATGGATAACTACAGAAAATGGTATTGGAACAGTGGGAATCAGCAATTTTGCACAG gaagcTCTGGGAGATGTTGTTTATTGTAGTCTTCCTGAAGTtggaacaaaattgaaaaaacaag atgaGTTTGGTGCTTTGGAAAGTGTGAAAGCTGCCAGTGAACTCTATTCTCCTCTATCAGGAGAAGTAACTGAAATTAATGAGGCACTTGCAGAAAACCCAGGGCTTGTGAACAAATCTTGTTATGAAGATG GTTGGCTGATAAAGATGACACTGAGTGACCCTTCAGAACTAGATGATCTAATGAGCGAAGAAGCATATGAGAAATATGTAAAATCTATTGAGGAGTGA